From a single Lates calcarifer isolate ASB-BC8 linkage group LG12, TLL_Latcal_v3, whole genome shotgun sequence genomic region:
- the LOC108898943 gene encoding advillin, with protein sequence MEYTFRAVTHTPGIIIWRIEKMELVQIPEKSFGNFYEGDCYVLLSTQKMSSSLSYDIHYWIGSQSSQDEQGAAAVYTIQLDEFLGSTPVQHREVQNHESDTFRGYFKQGIIYKKGGIATGMRHTETNTYDVKRLLHVKGKKRVIATEVEMSWSSFNLGDVFLLDIGKTIVQWNGPKSNRKEKLKGMMLAKDIRDRERGGRAEVRVVEGDAESNSPQSMEILNETLGERTSKLADGPPDETADQEQKSNLILYHVSDADGEMKVTEVATRPLVQDLLTHDDCYLLDQGGTKIFVWKGKKSNKTEKQAAMARALEFIKSKNYPITTNVETVNDGAESALFKQLFQKWTVKDQTQGLGKVNTRGKVAHITQEKFDASLMHVMPEIAAQERMVDNGSGQVEVWRIENLELVPVEPKWLGYFFGGDCYLILYTYLVNGKKCYLLYIWQGASCNTDELAASAFQAVDLDQKYGGEPVQVRVTMGKEPRHFMAMFKGKMVIFEGGTSRKGSSDPEPPIRLFQVHGSD encoded by the exons ATGGAGTACACATTCAGAGCAGTAACTCACACCCCTGGGATTATAATCTGGAGAATTGAG AAAATGGAGCTGGTACAAATTCCTGAGAAATCCTTTGGAAACTTTTATGAGGGTGACTGCTATGTACTTCTGTCT ACACAGAAGATGAGCAGCTCTCTGTCTTATGATATCCACTACTGGATCGGCTCACAGTCCTCTCAGGATGAACAGGgtgcagctgctgtttacaCCATACAACTTGATGAATTTTTGGGCTCCACTCCGGTCCAGCATCGCGAGGTTCAGAACCACGAGTCTGATACCTTCAGGGGATACTTCAAACAAGGAATAAT CTACAAGAAAGGTGGCATCGCAACAGGTATGAGGCACACTGAAACCAACACCTATGATGTTAAGAGACTGCTTCATGTCAAAGGGAAGAAACGAGTGATTGCCACGGAG gtGGAGATGAGCTGGAGCAGCTTTAACCTTGGAGATGTGTTTTTGCTGGACATCGGAAAGACCATTGTTCAATGGAACGGACCAAAGAGTAACAGGAAGGAAAAGCTTAAA GGCATGATGTTGGCCAAGGACAtccgagacagagagagaggaggtcgGGCAGAAGTCAGAGTGGTTGAGGGTGACGCAGAGAGCAACTCTCCTCAGAGCATGGAGATCCTGAATGAGACTCTTGGAGAAAGAACCTCTAAACTGGCAGACGGACCTCCTGATGAAACTGCTGACCAGGAACAGAAATCAAACCTCATACTGTACCA tgtgtcagatgCTGATGGCGAGATGAAGGTCACAGAAGTTGCTACCAGACCACTGGTTCAAGATCTCCTCACGCATGAT GACTGCTACCTCCTGGACCAGGGAGGGACCAAGATCTTTGTATGGAAGGGgaagaaatcaaacaaaactgaaaagcaGGCAGCTATGGCCAGAGCTTTG GAGTTCATCAAAAGCAAAAACTACCCCATCACTACAAATGTGGAGACAGTGAATGACGGGGCAGAGTCAGCTCTCTTCAAGCAGCTGTTCCAGAAGTGGACAGTGAAGGACCAGACTCAAGGTCTGGGTAAAGTTAACACAAGAGGGAAAGTGG CTCACATCACACAGGAGAAGTTTGATGCCTCTCTGATGCATGTGATGCCAGAAATTGCTGCACAGGAGCGAATGGTGGACAATGGCTCAGGTCAAGTGGAG GTGTGGAGAATAGAAAATCTGGAGCTTGTGCCTGTGGAGCCTAAATGGCTGGGATACTTCTTTGGAGGAGACTGCTACCTGATCCTCTACACTTACTTGGTAAACGGCAAGAAGTGTTACCTGCTCTACATATGGCAGG GGGCGTCATGCAACACAGATGAACTGGCAGCCTCAGCATTTCAGGCTGTGGACTTGGATCAGAAGTACGGCGGTGAGCCAGTCCAAGTGAGAGTAACCATGGGCAAAGAACCTAGACATTTTATGGCGATGTTCAAGGGTAAAATGGTCATCTTTGAG gGGGGCACATCTAGAAAAGGGTCTTCTGACCCAGAACCTCCCATTAGATTGTTCCAAGTCCATGGCTCTGAC
- the LOC108898963 gene encoding LOW QUALITY PROTEIN: cyclin-dependent kinase 2 (The sequence of the model RefSeq protein was modified relative to this genomic sequence to represent the inferred CDS: inserted 1 base in 1 codon) — translation MDTFQKXEKIGEGTYGVVYKAKNKVTGETVALKKIRLDTETEGVPSTAIREISLLKELSHPNIVKLRDVIHTENKLYLVFEFLHQDLKKFMDSSSVTGIPLPLVKSYLFQLLQGLAFCHSHRVLHRDLKPQNLLINAQGEIKLADFGLARAFGVPVRTYTHEVVTLWYRAPEILLGCKYYSTAVDIWSLGCIFAEMITRRALFPGDSEIDQLFRIFRTLGTPDETVWPGVTSMPDYKPSFPKWARQDLSKVVPLLDEDGRELLGEMLNYDPNKRLSAKNALVHRFFRDVTMPIPHLRL, via the exons ATGGATACGTTTCAGA TGGAAAAGATAGGAGAAGGGACTTATGGAGTGGTTTATAAAGCGAAGAACAAAGTCACCGGCGAAACTGTTGCTCTGAAGAAAATCAGGCTGGACAC GGAAACAGAGGGTGTACCAAGTACTGCCATCCGAGAGATTTCACTTCTCAAAGAACTCAGTCACCCAAATATTGTCAA ATTGCGAGACGTCATCCACACTGAGAACAAGCTCTACCTTGTTTTTGAGTTCCTTCATCAGGACCTAAAGAAGTTCATGGACTCCTCCTCAGTCACCGGTATCCCGCTGCCTCTGGTTAAG AGTTAtcttttccagctgctgcaAGGCCTGGCCTTCTGCCACTCTCACAGGGTCCTTCATCGAGACCTGAAGCCACAGAACCTGCTCATCAACGCTCAGGGGGAGATCAAGCTCGCCGACTTTGGCCTGGCAAGAGCCTTTGGAGTACCTGTCCGCACTTACACGCATGAG GTGGTAACACTTTGGTACAGAGCACCGGAAATTCTCCTTGGCTGCAAATACTACTCCACAGCTGTTGACATCTGGAGTCTAGGGTGCATCTTTGCTGAAATG ATCACCAGGAGGGCCTTATTCCCCGGTGACTCTGAGATCGACCAGCTATTCAGAATCTTCCGCACCTTGGGCACGCCTGATGAGACCGTCTGGCCCGGAGTCACATCAATGCCTGACTACAAACCATCTTTCCCCAAGTGGGCCAGACAGGATTTATCCAAAGTGGTTCCTCTTCTTGACGAGGATGGAAGAGAGCTGCTCGGA GAAATGCTGAATTACGATCCAAACAAAAGGTTATCTGCCAAAAATGCCCTTGTACATCGATTCTTCCGTGACGTGACCATGCCGATACCTCATCTCAGACTCTGA
- the LOC108898947 gene encoding melanocyte protein PMEL isoform X1 translates to MRTLALVLLVLAFTSASAIKPRSQFTQYRSWNSRMYPVWRDGDPRFRNCWSGGEVTFDLKNDAPTLTGARATFNINLNFPPNQTVLPDGQVVWARNCTVDGQEYQEGQAVYPDQGTEQMGLFPDGTPFTRSQNKKPRYVFVWKTWGRYWQVADGPSSSLTIGTDNVPLGSYSMEVVIYHCRGRNRFIPLGYASSVFTITDQVPFTISLAQVNDVNQDDQNFIQNRAIAFSVNLHDPSQYLNSADISFSWDFGDSTGTLISRERTVTHTYLAVGTFKPQVVLMASIPNGCGNPTAVVPIDASAAPAVVVMPSTSAAVPAVPAEGGDAIALDVPASVQPDDAATNAEDGEAVVNTGTDVVEVASVAPAGVDAAVVPEEQDPANAAAEGDAAAEETDAAAGEVVPAAEEAVDADIAAAADETAVVADAAAEDVPVIDAAAASVAPVAEGEEAVEQEVDGDAAAADAAAATDADAAADAAADAATIDVAAEAAAADPAEADAAAADAAIDAAADAAAADAATVDAAAAADAAAADAADDAAAVAAADAAAADAAAEVVQAETEAPAENVVAPAATEATAVEEAALVEAAADTEAEVLETENEVAATAAAAEQPAGEEEAAPAEGEVQVEVETDPAQVALVVAKRQAPELTADCMVYRYGSLATSLDVVQGIESVEIVQVSNVVSMATELDQNAVDVTISCQGSLPSEVCTVISDADCITPVETVCNAASPSPDCQMILRQFFNDSGVFCINVSLTNDVSLAVASARVSVTVASGGSPAGTAATVLGVMVLACVVCCIGLMYRRFKQYQPLREDHGVSNGGSSGVTSVPLLLWNLLSRQSPGESRPLLQGRIV, encoded by the exons ATGAGGACTCTGGCACTGGTGCTGCTGGTTTTGGCTTTTACATCTGCCAGTGCAATAA AGCCTAGAAGTCAGTTCACACAGTACCGCTCATGGAACTCGCGGATGTATCCTGTGTGGAGGGATGGAGACCCGAGGTTCAGAAACTGTTGGTCTG GTGGTGAAGTAACCTTTGACCTTAAAAATGATGCCCCTACTCTTACTGGAGCAAGAGCAACcttcaatattaatctaaaTTTCCCGCCAAATCAGACAGTGCTCCCTGACGGGCAGGTGGTCTGGGCGCGTAACTGCACCGTCGACG GACAAGAGTATCAGGAGGGTCAGGCTGTGTATCCTGACCAGGGCACTGAGCAGATGGGGCTTTTCCCAGACGGCACACCGTTCACCAGGAGCCAGAACAAGAAACCTcgctatgtgtttgtgtggaagaCATGGG GGCGTTACTGGCAGGTGGCAGATGGAccatcctcctccctcaccaTTGGTACAGATAATGTCCCCCTGGGTTCCTACAGCATGGAGGTTGTCATCTATCACTGTCGCGGCAGAAACAGGTTCATCCCACTTGGCTATGCCTCCTCAGTCTTCACCATCACAG ACCAGGTTCCATTCACCATATCACTTGCCCAAGTCAACGATGTAAACCAGGATGACCAGAACTTCATCCAGAACCGAGCCATTGCTTTTAGTGTCAACCTGCATGATCCCAGCCAGTATCTTAACAGCGCTGACATCAGCTTCAGCTGGGATTTTGGTGACAGCACTGGGACTCTGATCTCCAGAGAgcgcactgtcacacacacataccttgCTGTCGGGACCTTCAAACCTCAGGTAGTCCTGATGGCAAGCATCCCCAATGGCTGTGGAAACCCCACTGCAG TGGTTCCTATTGATGCCTCTGCTGCTCCAGCAGTAGTTGTGATGCCCTCCACCTCTGCAGCTGTCCCAGCAGTACCAGCTGAGGGAGGAGATGCCATTGCTTTGGATGTTCCTGCTTCTGTGCAGCCAGATGACGCAGCCACAAATGCAGAGGATGGAGAAGCAGTCGTCAATACAGGCACAGATGTGGTAGAGGTTGCCTCAGTAGCACCTGCAGGAGTTGATGCAGCTGTTGTTCCAGAAGAACAAGATCCTGCCAACGCCGCTGCTGAAGgagatgctgctgcagaggagacagatgctgcagcaggagaagTGGTGCCTGCAGCTGAAGAGGCAGTAGATGCTGAtatagctgctgctgcagatgaaacCGCAGTGGTGGCAGATGCAGCTGCAGAAGATGTGCCTGTgattgatgctgctgctgcttcagttgCCCCTgttgcagagggagaggaagctGTAGAGCAAGAAGTTGATGGTGATGCTGCcgctgcagatgctgctgctgccactgatgcagatgctgctgcagatgctgctgctgatgctgccaCTATTGATGTAGCcgctgaggctgctgctgctgatcctGCTGaagctgatgctgctgcagcagatgctgccattgatgctgctgcagatgctgctgccGCTGACGCTGCCACTGTTGATGCAGCCgctgctgcagatgctgctgctgcagatgctgctgatgatgctgctgcagttgctgctgcagatgctgctgctgcagatgctgctgctgaggttGTCCAAGCTGAAACAGAGGCCCCTGCTGAAAACGTTGTTGCTCCCGCTGCCACTGAGGCCACAGCTGTAGAGGAGGCAGCACTGgttgaagctgcagctgatacTGAGGCTGAAGTACTGGAAACTGAGAATGAAGTTGCAGctactgcagctgctgcag AACAACCagcaggtgaggaggaggctgctcCAGCTGAAGGTGAAGTTCAAGTTGAAGTGGAAACAGATCCAGCACAAGTTGCCCTCGTTGTGGCTAAAAGACAAGCACCAGAGCTGACAGCTGACTGCATGGTCTACCGTTACGGCTCCCTCGCCACCTCTTTAGATGTCGTCC AGGGTATTGAAAGTGTAGAGATTGTTCAGGTGTCCAACGTTGTGTCAATGGCGACTGAGTTGGATCAAAATGCTGTGGATGTCACCATTTCCTGTCAGGGAAG TCTACCAAGTGAGGTCTGCACAGTCATCTCAGATGCTGACTGTATCACACCCGTAGAAACCGTCTGTAATGCAGCCTCACCCTCTCCAGACTGTCAGATGATCCTTCGTCAGTTCTTCAATGACTCTGGAGTATTTTGCATCAATGTCTCTCTGACTAATGATGTCAGTCTTGCTGTGGCGAGTGCTAGAGTCAGTGTAACAGTAG CCTCAGGTGGTTCCCCAGCTGGAACTGCTGCTACAGTCCTGGGTGTCATGGTTCTCGCCTGTGTCGTCTGTTGTATTGGCCTGATGTACAG GCGGTTCAAGCAGTACCAGCCACTGAGAGAAGACCACGGTGTCAGTAATGGAGGCAGCTCGGGAGTGACATCAGTGCCTTTGTTGTTGTGGAACTTGCTGAGCCGACAGTCACCGGGAGAAAGTCGTCCACTTCTTCAGGGGAGGATTGTGTGA
- the LOC108898947 gene encoding melanocyte protein PMEL isoform X2, producing the protein MYPVWRDGDPRFRNCWSGGEVTFDLKNDAPTLTGARATFNINLNFPPNQTVLPDGQVVWARNCTVDGQEYQEGQAVYPDQGTEQMGLFPDGTPFTRSQNKKPRYVFVWKTWGRYWQVADGPSSSLTIGTDNVPLGSYSMEVVIYHCRGRNRFIPLGYASSVFTITDQVPFTISLAQVNDVNQDDQNFIQNRAIAFSVNLHDPSQYLNSADISFSWDFGDSTGTLISRERTVTHTYLAVGTFKPQVVLMASIPNGCGNPTAVVPIDASAAPAVVVMPSTSAAVPAVPAEGGDAIALDVPASVQPDDAATNAEDGEAVVNTGTDVVEVASVAPAGVDAAVVPEEQDPANAAAEGDAAAEETDAAAGEVVPAAEEAVDADIAAAADETAVVADAAAEDVPVIDAAAASVAPVAEGEEAVEQEVDGDAAAADAAAATDADAAADAAADAATIDVAAEAAAADPAEADAAAADAAIDAAADAAAADAATVDAAAAADAAAADAADDAAAVAAADAAAADAAAEVVQAETEAPAENVVAPAATEATAVEEAALVEAAADTEAEVLETENEVAATAAAAEQPAGEEEAAPAEGEVQVEVETDPAQVALVVAKRQAPELTADCMVYRYGSLATSLDVVQGIESVEIVQVSNVVSMATELDQNAVDVTISCQGSLPSEVCTVISDADCITPVETVCNAASPSPDCQMILRQFFNDSGVFCINVSLTNDVSLAVASARVSVTVASGGSPAGTAATVLGVMVLACVVCCIGLMYRRFKQYQPLREDHGVSNGGSSGVTSVPLLLWNLLSRQSPGESRPLLQGRIV; encoded by the exons ATGTATCCTGTGTGGAGGGATGGAGACCCGAGGTTCAGAAACTGTTGGTCTG GTGGTGAAGTAACCTTTGACCTTAAAAATGATGCCCCTACTCTTACTGGAGCAAGAGCAACcttcaatattaatctaaaTTTCCCGCCAAATCAGACAGTGCTCCCTGACGGGCAGGTGGTCTGGGCGCGTAACTGCACCGTCGACG GACAAGAGTATCAGGAGGGTCAGGCTGTGTATCCTGACCAGGGCACTGAGCAGATGGGGCTTTTCCCAGACGGCACACCGTTCACCAGGAGCCAGAACAAGAAACCTcgctatgtgtttgtgtggaagaCATGGG GGCGTTACTGGCAGGTGGCAGATGGAccatcctcctccctcaccaTTGGTACAGATAATGTCCCCCTGGGTTCCTACAGCATGGAGGTTGTCATCTATCACTGTCGCGGCAGAAACAGGTTCATCCCACTTGGCTATGCCTCCTCAGTCTTCACCATCACAG ACCAGGTTCCATTCACCATATCACTTGCCCAAGTCAACGATGTAAACCAGGATGACCAGAACTTCATCCAGAACCGAGCCATTGCTTTTAGTGTCAACCTGCATGATCCCAGCCAGTATCTTAACAGCGCTGACATCAGCTTCAGCTGGGATTTTGGTGACAGCACTGGGACTCTGATCTCCAGAGAgcgcactgtcacacacacataccttgCTGTCGGGACCTTCAAACCTCAGGTAGTCCTGATGGCAAGCATCCCCAATGGCTGTGGAAACCCCACTGCAG TGGTTCCTATTGATGCCTCTGCTGCTCCAGCAGTAGTTGTGATGCCCTCCACCTCTGCAGCTGTCCCAGCAGTACCAGCTGAGGGAGGAGATGCCATTGCTTTGGATGTTCCTGCTTCTGTGCAGCCAGATGACGCAGCCACAAATGCAGAGGATGGAGAAGCAGTCGTCAATACAGGCACAGATGTGGTAGAGGTTGCCTCAGTAGCACCTGCAGGAGTTGATGCAGCTGTTGTTCCAGAAGAACAAGATCCTGCCAACGCCGCTGCTGAAGgagatgctgctgcagaggagacagatgctgcagcaggagaagTGGTGCCTGCAGCTGAAGAGGCAGTAGATGCTGAtatagctgctgctgcagatgaaacCGCAGTGGTGGCAGATGCAGCTGCAGAAGATGTGCCTGTgattgatgctgctgctgcttcagttgCCCCTgttgcagagggagaggaagctGTAGAGCAAGAAGTTGATGGTGATGCTGCcgctgcagatgctgctgctgccactgatgcagatgctgctgcagatgctgctgctgatgctgccaCTATTGATGTAGCcgctgaggctgctgctgctgatcctGCTGaagctgatgctgctgcagcagatgctgccattgatgctgctgcagatgctgctgccGCTGACGCTGCCACTGTTGATGCAGCCgctgctgcagatgctgctgctgcagatgctgctgatgatgctgctgcagttgctgctgcagatgctgctgctgcagatgctgctgctgaggttGTCCAAGCTGAAACAGAGGCCCCTGCTGAAAACGTTGTTGCTCCCGCTGCCACTGAGGCCACAGCTGTAGAGGAGGCAGCACTGgttgaagctgcagctgatacTGAGGCTGAAGTACTGGAAACTGAGAATGAAGTTGCAGctactgcagctgctgcag AACAACCagcaggtgaggaggaggctgctcCAGCTGAAGGTGAAGTTCAAGTTGAAGTGGAAACAGATCCAGCACAAGTTGCCCTCGTTGTGGCTAAAAGACAAGCACCAGAGCTGACAGCTGACTGCATGGTCTACCGTTACGGCTCCCTCGCCACCTCTTTAGATGTCGTCC AGGGTATTGAAAGTGTAGAGATTGTTCAGGTGTCCAACGTTGTGTCAATGGCGACTGAGTTGGATCAAAATGCTGTGGATGTCACCATTTCCTGTCAGGGAAG TCTACCAAGTGAGGTCTGCACAGTCATCTCAGATGCTGACTGTATCACACCCGTAGAAACCGTCTGTAATGCAGCCTCACCCTCTCCAGACTGTCAGATGATCCTTCGTCAGTTCTTCAATGACTCTGGAGTATTTTGCATCAATGTCTCTCTGACTAATGATGTCAGTCTTGCTGTGGCGAGTGCTAGAGTCAGTGTAACAGTAG CCTCAGGTGGTTCCCCAGCTGGAACTGCTGCTACAGTCCTGGGTGTCATGGTTCTCGCCTGTGTCGTCTGTTGTATTGGCCTGATGTACAG GCGGTTCAAGCAGTACCAGCCACTGAGAGAAGACCACGGTGTCAGTAATGGAGGCAGCTCGGGAGTGACATCAGTGCCTTTGTTGTTGTGGAACTTGCTGAGCCGACAGTCACCGGGAGAAAGTCGTCCACTTCTTCAGGGGAGGATTGTGTGA